DNA sequence from the Coffea arabica cultivar ET-39 chromosome 11c, Coffea Arabica ET-39 HiFi, whole genome shotgun sequence genome:
CACCTCCCTACACAGGTACTGCACTACCTTGGcatattcattttctttgtatAATTCCTGACCTGCTTCAACCAAGCTATAAACAATGCCTGTGCATCTTTATAGCCTGGTTTCTCAGAACCTTCACCCATGCTTCACCCTTGCTTCACCCTTTCCCCCTAAGGCCCTTTGGACTATTTTAGACATCTTATTCGGATCTGTCATCCGCTTTATTCACTTCTGTAATCCGCAGCCGTGTTTCCTGTAAACACAATGAGTGCGGCCAGGTTCGAACCAACATTTGGTGGTTTGGAGATGAGGAGCAGAAAAGTTAATCCTTCTACTACTCCATCTTTAAGTCGGCCCCCTAGAAAAAAACGCAGCGCTCCTGAAACTGTTACCAACCAAGCATCAGGTTGGCATTAGTTTCTGATTCAACTTAGCCATTCACTAACCTAGATCCTGCTTTATCTACAAGCCCGGTTAGGCCTAATCAATTCGCTTGTATCCAAAATATAAACTGCAGCGATGAAGCGACCGACTTTGGGTTCAAATCTATCTCGCCTTGCCAATATTCCTGATGTATCTTTGGTTCTGCCTGATGCTCCTGATTGTGAGCATTGCGGAGCGAAAAGGTTCCATTTGGAACCTCCTACCTTTTGCTGCTCGGGAGGAGAAATCTCCATTGTCGCTCCTCCGATGCCTTATGCTTTGAAACGCTTGTTCATTGACAATGATGAAGAGAGTGCCCACTTCAGGAACAATGTTCGTACTTATAACAACAACCTTGGCTTTACATCATTTGCTGCAAAGTATGACGCTGATTTAACAAAGAACACGAAAGGTGTTTATACCTTCCGTGTCCAGGGCCAAGTCTACCATTTCCTTGATGGCCTTATTCACTTGGGCGAGAAACCTTCTGGCATTCAGTTATACTTCTTTGACACCGATGAGGAATTAGCAAAGAGGCTTGGTAACTCTGATAAGCTGCGAGAAAACACTTTGAAATTGCTTATGCAAATTCTTTCTGAAAATCCTTATGCCCGATTTTTTAAAAGCCTTAGGGATGTTCCAAACATTGACAACCTGAACATTGTCCTTAATTGTTATCCTTCACTTGACCAACGAGTCTATAATCTTCCCACCACCTCGCAAGTTGCAGCTATATGGACTGAGAGTGACGATCAGTCATCCGATAGGCGCGCTCATATTCGGGTTTATTCTCACTCAGCTGGTAGCCATAGGATTCAGCATTACTATGGATGTTATGACCCTTTGCAGTACCCTCTCCTTTTCCCTCGTGGTGAGTGTGGCTGGCACCATGGAATTAAGAGACTTCGCAAAAGGAAAACGAGAGGTGACGCCTGTGAGGCTGATCTTAACATCGATCCAGCTTCAGTTAACTCCTCGTCGGAGTTAATTGATTTGGAACAGAGAGGCAAGTACATTCCTCCCTTGTTATAAGCGACTAGGTCTATCCCTTGCATTATATCATCTAATAATGTCCGAAACATTTTCATTCTTTATAGCTGCTGACCAAGGCAAATCAGAGGATGATACTGTTTCGGTTAGGGAGTACTACTGTTATAGATTTCAGATACGGGACAGTGATGAATCAATGTTGTTGCACACTCTTAGATTGCTACAGCAGTTTTCGGTTGATGGTTATGTCAAGATAGAAACATCTAGACTTGACTTCCATAAACATCGCCAAAACAAAATACGCTCTGAAGCTTTACAAGGAGTTCTTGACAGTGTTTCTATTGGCCAAACTGCTGCTTCTAAGGTTGGTCGTAGGGTCTTCTTGCCAGCTTCCTTTATAGGTGGCCCCAGAGACATGCGCCGTCGCTACCTTGATGTAATGGCTCTGGTGCAAAAGTACGGGAAACCGGATATCTTCCTTACTATGACATGTAATCCAGCATGGAAGGAAATTCAAGAAAACTTGAAATACCATGAAAAACCTCAGGATCGGCCAGACCTTTTAGCTAGAGTTTTTAGAGCCAAGTTTGAACTTCTTAAAGCAGAAATTCTGAATAAACAAATCTTTGGTGATGTTGCAGCGTGCGTTTATGTGATTGAGTTTCAAAAGCGAGGCTTTCCTCATGCCCATCTATTATTGATCTTAAAACCTGGTCATAAACTACTTAATCCGGAGTTATACGACAAGGTGGTTTGTGCTGAGTTGCCCGATAAAGATCGATATCCTCACTTATATTCTCTTGTTGTCAAACATATGATCCATGGTCCTTGCGGAGCCATGGAAAAATCTTGTCCTTGCATGAGAGATGGATCCTGCAAAAATCGCTATCCAAAGAACTTTTGTGCTCAAACCACTCATGGTGAGGATACTTACCCATATTATAGACGAAGAGATGATGGCAAGAAAGTCAGAGTCCGCAGATTTACTCTTGATAATAGATGGGTTGTGCCTTACAACCCATACCTACTTGCCTTATTTGATTGCCACATCAACGTGGAAATTTGTTCAACTCTGAAACTCGTGAAATACTTGTATAAGTATGTTTTCAAAGGCCATGATCTGGTGAGCTTTAAAATCATTTCATGTGAATCAGCCAATGATATTGATGAAATAAAAGACTTCCAGAAAGGTAGATGGGTTTCACCTCCGGAAGCTTTTTGGCGCATTTATGAATTTAAGCTCAATGAAATGACTCCAGCAGTTTACACCCTTCAAGTTCACCTTCCAgaccagcaatttgtttccttTGACAAGAATTCTGACTTGTTGCAGCTGCTAAGCAAAGTTGATTTTTCTAAAACAATGTTAACTCAGTTTTTCCGCATGAACATAACTAATCAAAAAGCAGGAAATCTGAAGTGCTTCTATAGAGATTTCCCTGAACATTTTGTTTGGTCTGCTAAATATAAAGAGTGGACTGAACGAAAGCGTCGAAAAGTGATTGGTAGGATGGTGACTGTTAGTCCAAAAGAAGGAGAAAGGTATTATTTGAGGTTACTTTTAACTCACATTCCTGGCCCGACCTCTTTTGAAGACCTTTTGACTGTTAATGAACAGAGATTTGACTCATTTAGAGAGGCTGCTTTGGCTCTCGGTCTTTTACACTCTGATGCATACATAGAGGACACGCTTCAGGAAGCAGTAGCATTTCAGATGCCTTCCTCCCTGAGGTTATTATTTGCCACTCTTCTTGTTTATTGTTCCCCGGCAGATCTTAGGTCGCTCTGGGAAACATTTGAACCTCAACTTTCTGCCGACTATAACCACCATCAGCCGTCCCATGGTCTTTCTCCCCCTGAAATTAGAAGAGAAGTCCTGCAAGATATAAATAACTCGCTTGAACAAATGGGCAAAAGCATTGCTGATTTCCACTTTGTCTCCGATAACTTTGCATGTAGTTACGCTGGAAGATTAACAAAGGAGATTGAGAGTGAAAAAAACTTAGCTGTGGCACCTGAAGATCTGTTATTGtctcaaaagttgaatttcgaGCAAAAACATGCCTATGATACGATCCTAAACGCATGTTTTTCCTTGGAAGGACAAGCTTTTTTCGTCGATGGCCCCGGTGGCACAGGTAAAACATTCCTGTACCGGGCGCTTCTCGCCACCTTGCGCTCGCAGAACCATGTTGCACTTGCAGTGGCAACATCTGGAATTGCAGCGTCAATCCTTCCTGGTGGGAGGACAGCTCACTCAAGATTCAAGATACCGCTtgatttctcaaaaactaagaGTTGCCAGCTTAGTAAGCAGAGCTCCGCTGCGAAACTCCTTTCTGAATCTGCTCTTATTTTGTGGGATGAAGCTTCAATGGCTAAGCGGGAAACAATTGACGCATTTGATGAATTGCTGAAggatttaatggattcagatttgcCTTTTGGCGGAAAGGTGGTAGTTTTTGGAGGCGATTTTCGGCAGACTCTACCTGTCATTGAGCAAGCAACTAAAGAAGTACTCATAGAATCAACCTTCCCTGTTTCTCCCCTGTGGTCTAAACTACACAAAATCAGGCTCACGGAAAACATGCGAGCTATGTTTGATCCAGGCTTTTCACGGTTTCTTTTGAGTGTGGGAGAGGGGAGGGAACCTGTTGATGACCAGGGCGAAATAACTTTATCGCCAAATATAGTTATTCCTTATCTAGATAAAGAGGACTCTTTGAACAGGTTAGCTGGTTACGTGCCCTCAAATTCTGCTCGTTTTTTATAGTTATTCATTTGACTTCCATTATAAACGAATCTTCTTATACACAGGTTAATAGAAAGCgtgtttccagatttgaacctgtATACACAGGATCCCTATAGCCTGATAAATAGGTGCATTCTTGCTCCTAAAAATAGCTCGGTCGATGAGctgaatgaaataatgattaGGAGGTTTCCTGGAAGCCTTCAAACTTATATTAGCTCGGACAAAACTGTTGATCAGCGGCACCAAAGTGATTATGAGGACTTCCTCAATTCTCAAAATCCTAAAGGTCTCCCTCCTCATAAGTTGCTATTGAAGGAAAACTGCCCGCTAATGCTTCTAAGGAATTTAAACCCAGCTGAGGGTCTATGCAATGGAACAAGGTTAATATGTAGAGATCTCAGGCAACACACAATTTCTGCTGAGATTGTTTTTGGTCATCACCGAGGAAAAAGAGTTTTTATTCCAAGGATACCTCTTCAGTCACCCGACAATGACAAAAATGGGATTCCATTCGTCCGAACACAGTTTCCTGTCCGACTTTGCTTTGCTCTCACCATCAACAAATCACAGGGTCAAACTCTTGACTACGTCGGCATCTATCTACGAGAACCAGTTTTTTCCCATGGACAGTTGTATGTTGCTCTGTCCAGAGCTAGGACTGCAGCTAAAGTTAAAATTCTTCTTGTTCCTGGGACATTTGATGGCACAAAAGTAGACTGCAAAACTCGGAACGTAGTCTTTCCTGAAATTTTTAGATTAACAAACCAGTAGCCTATTTTCTGCTTGAATTATGCTAACTAGAGGTGCTATGCAGATCCTTTTTTCTTAGATTACAATGTTGTTGGATCTTTAAATTGTTGTTCATTTATGCAACAACTTATGTGTTTATAGGATGGCTAACTTGCTGCCGATGCGAGATGTTATGCCTCACATGAAGAATTGGAGCTGCATTATCACCGTTCAGGAAAAGCAACAGGTCACAAACTCACTGGGAACACCTACAAGAAAACAGAAGTTTGTTTTCTGCGATTCAGAAGTTAGTCAAACCTGGTGCTCTGTTTTAGATGTGATTATTTAAATACGCTACTTTTTTGCTTTCTATATCCTGTGTTAATTTCACCTCTTTAAATAGGGATCGAGGGTCGAAGGAATCGTCTTCAATGATGACATTTCTAGAATGAGTCAGATTTTGTAGGTTTATAAAAAGTATAAAATCTCCAATGCTGAGGTCAGGCCTATACCACTGAAGTTCCAGACACCTGAACTTACCGTTCAATGGGTCATCAGTAGCAGGACTGTCATTGATGAAATTCCTGATGATGATGCAGTCATGGCTGTCAAATTCTGCTATTCAAAGTTTACTGATTTAGTTCAGTACATGGATGACAAAACTAAATCAGTCGGTGAGCCTTTCAACGCTTTACACTTACTGTCTTTACATTGTGAACCAAACTTTTTATAATCCCCTTCTCTGTGTTATTCATAGACGTGCTGGGAGTCGTGGTTAGTGCACTCGAGAGGAGAACGATTACCAAAAACTCAAGGCAATCAGATGTTCAGAAATTTGTCCTGCTTAATGAAGAGTGAGAACTTTAATCTTCTATTTATATTAAATTTCAAGCTGCCTCTCCTTTTCCTCTACAGTCATTTTTTCCGATCTGTAACTGTTACCTCTTACCGCAAATGCAGATCACAGACGGTCCTATTATCTCTATGGGATAGCTTTCTAGCTAATGAAGGAGTGGAAATGCTATCTAAACTCCACACCTATCCTGTGATCATTGCTCGCAGGGTCAAAGTGAATAACTATAATGGTTTGTTCCCCCTtctattttttccatttttagcgCTTTGCCTTTTATTCTCGTCTACAACACCTGTAAGTCTTTCTCCATTTTTTCACGGTGTAAAGGAGTCGCACTtggtacttggtttgattcAGCCATTCTGGTTGATCCCCCTATACAAGAAGCAAGAGAACTCAAGAACTGGTACAGTGTATTTTCAGTCATCATTCTATACACAGCTTCAATCTAAATGTTGTCTTGTCTACCAGTTCTAATAATTTGTGTGTGTCCTTTCACCCAGGGCATTGAGGAACACTAAACTGATTAAAGAGATTGTTGAAAAAAAAGACTATATTAAATATAATCCACAGCTGTCGTTAAAGTCAGACCAGAAAACAACTTGGATTTGTAACATAACTTCATCACAAAAGGTTTGTAACTGGATAGTGTTAGCCTCCTTTCATACATTTTCTCATTTATGATCATATTTTTATATTCATGCTTGCTGGTCATTTAGATTGTGTGGGTAAAGGCACAAATATCTTTTGAGCACATCTTCCAGAAATATTGGTACATGAGTTGCAAAAACTGCTGCCGAGCTACAGCAGCTGACTATGAAATGGTGTTTACCTGTAACTCATGCAAAGAGAAACATCCTGCAGTGCCTAGGTGCTGAATAGTATGCCTTCCCTACGTTCATTTCTGTTCGTTGTTATCTAATACTGTGGCTGTCACTAAATAGCTTCCTGCATATTGTGTACCCATTTTCAGATGCCGCTTTGATGTCGATTTGACTGATAGCACTGGTGTGGTCCCAGCTTCAGTATTTGGCGAATTAGCAGAGAAACTATTAACATTTAATGGCCTAGAAGCAATGCAGCATTTTGATCAGGTTCTTATGTGCTAGATCCTAATACTAAATATGGTATATAATTTTTactcttgtttttttctttccttaacaGAATGTTGAACTTCCACTCGAGTTTGTCCACAAGgaacttaaataaaaaacgttTCTGCTACACATCAAACCTGTCCAAGCACAGCTGGCAGATGCAAGGCAACGTTACACAATTATATTCTTCTCTGAAATTGATGATCCTGCCGCTTCTGTCCAGTTAACAAGTCAAACAGAAGATGACTCTCCTTTCCCTTGCAAGGAAACTGAGACTGTACAGCTCGGGACTCCAGGTAAATATCAAATACCTGGTTTCTGTCCTATGCTTATCTTTTACGGCAAATGAACAGCATGGCATGATAAACAATTTGTTATCACAGGAGGTAACGGTGATCGGTCAAAGATTTGTGTTCGCCTTTCTGAGAGATTTGATGAACCCCAGAACATTGAACCAAATGTGGATGAAAATGCAGAGTGCAGCTCTAGCAAAAAGCAGAAACTCAACTAGCTTGTGCCTGTTCAGTTTTGCATTCACCTGACTCTTGGATATTGCCTAACATGCTATCGTATATTTTTGCAAGGGTTGTTATGCATCCTTAGAAGGCTGATTGATGTATTAATCGAAGATGTGTTTTTTGTCCATGAAATACCCTTTAAACTCCTTTTGGTCTAGCACCTTCTACGTTTACTGATAAACTGGAATCAGCAACCACTATGTATCTAAATTGATGCCTTCCAACTGTTATGTACTTGTTTCAGTAGCTTTTCAATTCGCCTTCGACTGCATTCAGTTCATTAACTGACATCTTGGTAGATGTAGTAATTGTTATACATCACTTTTTCACAATTCGTTTCTCAGAACCTATTCAAGTCTTCCCCTACACATAACCATCTTATTAAATAACACACCTACTGTTATGACCTGCACTTACTCTATTGACCAGCTCAGGCTCGAAGACTTATTATCCTTAAAATGTGTAGTTGTTCACTCTGCAATAAATGTAAGCAAGCCAACTTTTTCCTTTGTTCAGGTTCAATAAATTTATAGGAGGCAGATATCTCAAATCATTAAACCACTTACCTGTAAAAAATGAGAACCAGCCtaaatataaaaaatgttaTTACCAAAAAAACTATCGGCCATCGTTTCTTTATATATAGCTGCTACTTTAACAGAACATGCATCCCACGTAAAACGCTGCAGTAGGCTAACTTTCCTACTTTCACCGAGTTATCCCTAACGTTTGCCACTTTACTTTGCTTGCATATCATTACATCTTTCACACTTTATTTTTATCAGCTTCCCTCACCAGATCAATGGCAGGAGGACCATCTACCTATGGATTAACAATCACCGGCTCAATGACCTGTTGTTTTTTGCTAAAATGCAATCACAGAGGAGAGgtctattttttcctttcattcCATAAAAAAATACGTGTTAACGATGGTTAGTACAATTATACATGTTCATTTACCATTTCCTTTCCTAATCTCCTAAAACACAGATTCTACCTGCTGAATTGAAACTATTACTCAATCAGCACCAGAGCAATACAATCATTCTCAGACATGGAACTTATAAATGGTCTGTTGCGGTCGGTGATCGTTCATTTGAAGAAGGTTGGGATCAATATTGCCATGAAAATATCTCTAACAGGCATGATATGTTGCTTCTACGCCATAGCGGCGATCTCATCTTCGATGTAATCCATTTTTCCGAGCTGCAAAAACAAGTTTACCTATGTTGGACAGTTCCATTGCCAAATTTATTGCAGCCCTGTGTCAATCATGCACAAGGTCAGTTTATACCTCACTTTATATCATGCAGTTACTTGTAGCAAAATTCTCTCTCGTTTATTATCTGCTAAATACCTTCTAATAGTGCAGAATCTATGAGAGTTCAACAGTTGGTTGCCTCATCGATGAACCCGAATTTAACCCAAAACCTCACTGATTCGGTTTCCTTCTATCAAACCTTTAATACAGCAACCCCAGACACATTGGTGACTGATAGAACGGTTATTTGGCGTATTTTGCACTGctattttgtcctaattttggctattcacggtactaagaattggaatttaactcatatttgatatttgtgtgaaATATAGGTGGCTAGCATTAAAAATGATATCTTGAGGtgaatttccagaagacttcTCATTTCAGGGCGTGGCCACGCCTTAGAAGGTGGACGAAACCGAAAGCCGGACCGTGGTCCACGTGAACCCGAAGCGTAGGATAAAAACTCCAAAGGAGATAGCTTTTGCAAAAGGAATTGCTCCAGAcgtttcttcttttgacttatTGTGGGCGGCGGCTATAAAGGAGGAT
Encoded proteins:
- the LOC140016561 gene encoding uncharacterized protein, whose product is MPPLKKAALLRSRREAKAAKKAGNTLPARVRKVPLAYVETGVSFPGTHRMACHSEDPTSVHSQPLGSTDVVFPAENPFAMVEGLEFMSEQLPGSFNSCSSSSFPRENPVQITSPPQGIPGLLGVQYLHPFTSHSLPSFTLIRVFRLPLFPLYLLKLHLPLFVTAELPSRSGLVAAKYQGSSSGAEPEKIPVRSTDFQHTTGSAKEKHKSMLSLSPGNEHSLNNEHPEVILNSFPLTSPLIISEPSPQKELTCGSNSLSPWLSDSALPPPYTAVFPVNTMSAARFEPTFGGLEMRSRKVNPSTTPSLSRPPRKKRSAPETVTNQASAMKRPTLGSNLSRLANIPDVSLVLPDAPDCEHCGAKRFHLEPPTFCCSGGEISIVAPPMPYALKRLFIDNDEESAHFRNNVRTYNNNLGFTSFAAKYDADLTKNTKGVYTFRVQGQVYHFLDGLIHLGEKPSGIQLYFFDTDEELAKRLGNSDKLRENTLKLLMQILSENPYARFFKSLRDVPNIDNLNIVLNCYPSLDQRVYNLPTTSQVAAIWTESDDQSSDRRAHIRVYSHSAGSHRIQHYYGCYDPLQYPLLFPRGECGWHHGIKRLRKRKTRGDACEADLNIDPASVNSSSELIDLEQRAADQGKSEDDTVSVREYYCYRFQIRDSDESMLLHTLRLLQQFSVDGYVKIETSRLDFHKHRQNKIRSEALQGVLDSVSIGQTAASKVGRRVFLPASFIGGPRDMRRRYLDVMALVQKYGKPDIFLTMTCNPAWKEIQENLKYHEKPQDRPDLLARVFRAKFELLKAEILNKQIFGDVAACVYVIEFQKRGFPHAHLLLILKPGHKLLNPELYDKVVCAELPDKDRYPHLYSLVVKHMIHGPCGAMEKSCPCMRDGSCKNRYPKNFCAQTTHGEDTYPYYRRRDDGKKVRVRRFTLDNRWVVPYNPYLLALFDCHINVEICSTLKLVKYLYKYVFKGHDLVSFKIISCESANDIDEIKDFQKGRWVSPPEAFWRIYEFKLNEMTPAVYTLQVHLPDQQFVSFDKNSDLLQLLSKVDFSKTMLTQFFRMNITNQKAGNLKCFYRDFPEHFVWSAKYKEWTERKRRKVIGRMVTVSPKEGERYYLRLLLTHIPGPTSFEDLLTVNEQRFDSFREAALALGLLHSDAYIEDTLQEAVAFQMPSSLRLLFATLLVYCSPADLRSLWETFEPQLSADYNHHQPSHGLSPPEIRREVLQDINNSLEQMGKSIADFHFVSDNFACSYAGRLTKEIESEKNLAVAPEDLLLSQKLNFEQKHAYDTILNACFSLEGQAFFVDGPGGTGKTFLYRALLATLRSQNHVALAVATSGIAASILPGGRTAHSRFKIPLDFSKTKSCQLSKQSSAAKLLSESALILWDEASMAKRETIDAFDELLKDLMDSDLPFGGKVVVFGGDFRQTLPVIEQATKEVLIESTFPVSPLWSKLHKIRLTENMRAMFDPGFSRFLLSVGEGREPVDDQGEITLSPNIVIPYLDKEDSLNRLIESVFPDLNLYTQDPYSLINRCILAPKNSSVDELNEIMIRRFPGSLQTYISSDKTVDQRHQSDYEDFLNSQNPKGLPPHKLLLKENCPLMLLRNLNPAEGLCNGTRLICRDLRQHTISAEIVFGHHRGKRVFIPRIPLQSPDNDKNGIPFVRTQFPVRLCFALTINKSQGQTLDYVGIYLREPVFSHGQLYVALSRARTAAKVKILLVPGTFDGTKVDCKTRNVVFPEIFRLTNQ